One region of candidate division KSB1 bacterium genomic DNA includes:
- a CDS encoding cytochrome c produces MKFQALALAIWCGVVCDGWPQEIAVNNVLDGKLLYEEYAGCASCHGLDGKGQAEGVTLDPPPPDLSDCSFNSREPRRDWRAVIQHGGPARGLSMAMPAYADVLTETQVEAIIDYLKTFCVERGWPQGELNFRRAQITSKAFPENEALLIPSYTRKQDNAAATKLVYERRFGRRAHWEIAVPFETEWATPTARGVGDVELSAKYAFLDDYASLTIASGGLEVALPTGKTAAGIGSGTWKASPYLAAGKGFKNFTLQSSVKLEMPLQSQTGETELLYNLAFTRPLTKEKKGFFPMLEVNGVTNVENGATQFFLTPQLYIGLVKRGHIAFSLGSQIPVAGEKPFDFRLLGFLLWEYADGGLWW; encoded by the coding sequence ATGAAATTTCAAGCTCTGGCGTTGGCTATTTGGTGTGGTGTTGTGTGTGACGGTTGGCCACAAGAAATCGCTGTCAACAACGTTTTGGATGGCAAGCTTTTATATGAAGAGTATGCCGGCTGCGCCAGTTGTCATGGGTTGGATGGCAAGGGCCAGGCTGAAGGCGTGACGCTCGATCCACCGCCGCCGGATTTAAGCGATTGCAGCTTCAATTCGCGCGAGCCGCGGCGCGATTGGCGGGCCGTCATTCAACATGGCGGGCCGGCGCGCGGCCTCTCCATGGCCATGCCGGCTTATGCCGACGTGTTGACCGAGACTCAAGTGGAAGCAATCATTGACTATCTCAAAACTTTTTGCGTCGAACGCGGCTGGCCTCAAGGAGAGCTAAACTTTCGCCGAGCCCAGATCACTTCCAAAGCTTTTCCGGAAAACGAGGCCTTGCTCATTCCATCCTACACGCGCAAACAGGATAACGCCGCCGCAACGAAATTGGTTTACGAAAGACGATTCGGCAGACGCGCCCATTGGGAAATCGCCGTTCCGTTTGAAACCGAATGGGCCACGCCCACGGCGCGCGGCGTCGGCGACGTCGAGCTGAGCGCGAAATATGCTTTTCTGGACGATTACGCCTCGCTCACGATCGCCAGCGGCGGCTTGGAAGTCGCGCTGCCGACGGGCAAGACTGCCGCCGGCATTGGCAGCGGCACTTGGAAAGCTTCGCCCTATCTCGCCGCGGGAAAAGGCTTTAAAAATTTCACGCTCCAATCGAGTGTGAAGCTCGAAATGCCGCTGCAATCCCAAACGGGCGAAACCGAATTGTTGTACAACCTTGCTTTCACCCGGCCTTTGACAAAAGAGAAAAAGGGCTTCTTTCCGATGTTGGAAGTCAACGGCGTCACCAACGTGGAAAATGGCGCGACGCAGTTTTTTTTGACACCACAGCTTTATATCGGCTTGGTGAAACGCGGCCACATTGCGTTTTCGCTCGGCAGCCAGATTCCGGTGGCCGGAGAAAAACCGTTTGATTTTCGGTTGTTGGGATTTTTGCTGTGGGAATATGCCGACGGCGGATTGTGGTGGTAA
- a CDS encoding heme-binding domain-containing protein — MRKNFFRRAGVASLALLGIMQLVPYGGDHTNPPLRVEPPWDSAQTRALAKRACFDCHSNETRWPWYSNIAPVSWLVQRDVDKARAHLNFSEWNRPQRHAKDAAEEVRQGEMPLWFYVPLHDEARLTAGEKEMLIRGLEATTGAAERHDESDKRSEDDGTH, encoded by the coding sequence ATGCGTAAGAATTTTTTTCGAAGAGCGGGCGTGGCCAGCCTGGCGCTGCTGGGAATCATGCAGCTCGTTCCTTATGGCGGCGACCACACCAATCCGCCGCTGCGTGTGGAGCCGCCATGGGACAGCGCGCAAACCCGTGCGCTTGCCAAGCGCGCGTGTTTCGATTGCCACAGCAACGAGACACGCTGGCCATGGTACAGCAACATCGCGCCGGTTTCGTGGCTGGTGCAGCGCGACGTGGATAAGGCGCGGGCGCATCTCAATTTTTCGGAATGGAATCGCCCGCAGAGGCACGCCAAAGACGCCGCCGAAGAAGTGCGCCAAGGTGAGATGCCGTTGTGGTTTTACGTGCCGCTGCATGACGAAGCCAGGCTCACGGCCGGCGAGAAAGAAATGCTCATTCGCGGATTGGAGGCAACCACCGGTGCGGCCGAGCGCCATGATGAGAGCGACAAGCGCAGCGAAGACGACGGCACACATTGA